A genomic region of Arachis stenosperma cultivar V10309 chromosome 9, arast.V10309.gnm1.PFL2, whole genome shotgun sequence contains the following coding sequences:
- the LOC130948607 gene encoding B3 domain-containing protein Os04g0386900-like, with product MSSPGSSSTSRVSVEEQAPLPKPADPAAKLSSDEIAPLSGNPFFHVVLSKSHVRRSCLMGPSKDLVDILPFAEVPTVLKCGGESWDMVYRGHAPGRKFFDGGWRKFVKANCLVEGDACVFELMANSDEKIVFEVQILRGDVPKVFFKRDRIGESEQKPIVID from the exons TTTCAGTAGAAGAGCAAGCCCCATTGCCAAAGCCGGCTGATCCTGCAGCAAAATTATCAAGCGATGAGATTGCACCACTTTCAGGAAATCCATTCTTTCATGTAGTTCTTTCAAAATCACATGTTCGTCGTAGTTGTCTCATG GGGCCATCAAAGGACTTGGTAGATATACTTCCATTTGCTGAGGTCCCTACTGTTCTTAAGTGTGGAGGTGAGAGCTGGGACATGGTGTATCGTGGACATGCTCCGGGTCGCAAGTTCTTTGATGGAGGCTGGAGAAAATTTGTCAAAGCTAATTGTTTGGTAGAGGGAGATGCTTGTGTTTTCGAGCTCATGGCAAACAGTGATGAGAAAATTGTCTTTGAAGTTCAAATTCTCAGAGGTGATGTCCCCAAAGTGTTTTTTAAAAGGGATAGAATTGGTGAAAGTGAACAGAAGCCAATTGTCATTGACTAG